In one window of Blastopirellula marina DNA:
- a CDS encoding sulfatase-like hydrolase/transferase, which produces MNRFQTLCVALSVTLSLGVINDLVIAAESDPARTGKPNIVLLFSDDAGYHEFSLHGADRFPTPRIDSIAQNGVMFTNGYVSGTVCSPSRAGLLTGRYQNRFGHEFNIPPVYSETNGLHLDETLLPAVLKEAGYRTIALGKWHLGYAPQFHPMSRGFTDYYGFLQGARSYFPLKKPTRLNQLLRDRDPVRPEKFEYMTDELADAAAKYIADSKDQPFFMYVAFNAIHTPNHVLQKDLDALGDDQKDAKHRAMTIALDRAVGVILDELDQQGLTDNTLVIFLNDNGGAQGHDNSPLRGRKGSTWEGGIRVPFAIQWPGVLPAGKKVDEPVIALDVFPTVMHAAGIKQTPGKPLDGVDLLPFLTGNSPTLPHDTLYWKSGFNWAVREGDLKLVMSNGGSGKPELYDLVNDKEEQTNLAAQHPDKVSQLKAKYDAWKKDFPKPTWGGGGKKK; this is translated from the coding sequence ATGAATCGCTTTCAAACTCTTTGCGTTGCCCTCTCTGTCACCCTTTCCCTTGGCGTCATCAACGACCTGGTAATCGCCGCGGAATCGGATCCGGCAAGAACGGGGAAGCCAAATATTGTGCTTCTCTTCTCGGACGACGCTGGCTATCACGAGTTCTCGTTGCATGGTGCCGATCGATTCCCAACGCCACGGATTGATTCAATCGCACAAAACGGAGTGATGTTCACCAACGGTTACGTTTCTGGAACCGTTTGCAGTCCCTCGCGGGCCGGGCTGCTAACGGGACGATATCAGAATCGCTTTGGGCACGAGTTCAATATCCCTCCGGTCTACAGCGAGACGAACGGCTTACATCTGGACGAGACGCTTTTGCCCGCCGTTTTGAAGGAAGCCGGATACCGGACGATCGCCTTAGGGAAATGGCACTTGGGCTACGCTCCGCAGTTTCATCCCATGTCGCGTGGCTTCACGGACTACTACGGATTCCTGCAAGGAGCTCGTAGCTACTTTCCTTTGAAGAAGCCAACACGATTGAATCAATTGCTGCGGGATCGCGATCCAGTGCGGCCTGAGAAGTTCGAGTACATGACCGACGAGTTGGCCGACGCGGCTGCCAAGTACATCGCCGACTCAAAGGACCAGCCGTTCTTCATGTATGTCGCGTTCAATGCGATTCACACACCCAACCACGTTTTGCAAAAAGATCTGGACGCTCTCGGAGATGACCAAAAGGACGCTAAGCACCGAGCGATGACGATTGCTCTTGATCGAGCGGTCGGTGTTATTCTGGACGAACTCGATCAGCAAGGACTCACCGACAACACGCTGGTGATCTTCCTGAACGACAACGGCGGCGCACAAGGTCACGACAATTCGCCACTACGGGGCCGCAAGGGAAGCACATGGGAGGGTGGAATTCGCGTTCCGTTTGCTATTCAATGGCCGGGCGTTTTGCCTGCCGGGAAAAAAGTCGATGAACCGGTCATCGCGCTCGATGTGTTTCCCACCGTGATGCACGCTGCCGGGATTAAGCAAACGCCAGGCAAACCTCTCGACGGCGTCGATCTGCTCCCCTTCTTAACGGGTAATTCACCGACGCTACCGCATGACACGCTGTATTGGAAAAGCGGATTCAACTGGGCAGTTCGCGAAGGGGATCTGAAACTAGTGATGAGCAACGGTGGCTCTGGCAAGCCAGAGCTGTACGATCTGGTTAACGACAAAGAAGAACAAACTAATCTCGCTGCTCAACACCCAGATAAAGTTAGCCAGTTAAAAGCCAAATACGATGCGTGGAAGAAGGACTTTCCAAAGCCCACATGGGGAGGAGGAGGCAAGAAGAAGTAA
- a CDS encoding YybH family protein, with protein sequence MKNIGFGLLLTFFVAGIAWSQEAEKEAPMPPAEKETSTEEASTEEIALTEDESAIFKAIDSYTAAFNKGDAKALAEHWTEDGEYVAPSGKVSKGKSAMETEFAEYFKQSPGAKLELRDTQVKMVSPRVASETGIAVVMVADQDPSETTYEAIHVKTAEGWRIDTIKEEAAPEPAPTHYEQLQALDWMIGTWVDSEGDNASIETTGRWTTNQNFIVRTFRVYIQDRVDFEGTQVIGWDPSNNAIRSWTFDSDGGFGAGLWSNNGNRWSVQTLNVLPDGRRASSTNIYDLMDENTIEFHSIGRQVDGDLLPSIDTLTIIRSE encoded by the coding sequence ATGAAAAACATTGGATTCGGCTTGCTGCTGACATTTTTCGTAGCTGGGATTGCATGGTCTCAGGAAGCGGAGAAAGAAGCTCCGATGCCTCCTGCGGAAAAGGAAACTTCCACGGAAGAAGCTTCTACCGAAGAGATTGCCCTGACCGAGGACGAGTCGGCCATCTTCAAGGCCATCGATTCCTACACCGCCGCGTTCAATAAAGGAGACGCCAAGGCATTGGCCGAGCATTGGACCGAGGATGGCGAGTATGTCGCACCCTCAGGCAAGGTCTCGAAAGGCAAGTCGGCGATGGAAACGGAGTTCGCCGAGTATTTCAAACAGTCGCCCGGTGCCAAGCTAGAACTGCGCGACACGCAGGTCAAAATGGTCTCGCCGCGGGTCGCCTCGGAAACAGGGATCGCCGTGGTGATGGTCGCCGATCAAGATCCGAGCGAAACAACCTACGAAGCCATCCATGTAAAAACGGCCGAAGGCTGGCGAATTGATACGATTAAAGAGGAAGCCGCACCGGAACCCGCTCCGACACATTACGAGCAACTTCAAGCCCTGGATTGGATGATTGGGACTTGGGTCGATAGTGAAGGGGACAACGCTTCGATCGAAACGACCGGTCGCTGGACAACCAATCAGAACTTCATTGTTCGCACGTTCCGCGTCTACATTCAAGATCGCGTCGATTTCGAGGGAACTCAGGTCATTGGTTGGGACCCGAGCAACAATGCAATTCGGTCTTGGACATTCGATTCCGATGGCGGCTTCGGTGCCGGTCTGTGGTCCAACAACGGCAATCGCTGGAGCGTTCAAACCTTGAACGTGCTGCCCGACGGTCGTCGAGCTTCGTCAACGAATATCTACGACCTGATGGATGAAAACACGATCGAATTCCATTCGATCGGTCGCCAGGTTGATGGCGACCTGTTGCCGAGCATCGACACGTTGACGATCATTCGCTCCGAATAA
- a CDS encoding sulfatase, with product MPRSRSWLPLLALLLLPLLSAIATAADDTRPNILFLFTDDQAPWALNASGYDQAHTPVLDSLVKEGVYLTNAFTVTPVCSPSRASLMTSQYGSELGITDWLHPQREPEAGLKPGTLTWAKVLQDAGYRTGLVGKWHLGLTDAMHPTKFGYDYFMGFRGGGNSPKNPTLEKNGETKKFEGLTPDILTNHALEFLNVDSDKPFCLSVHYRAPHAAWLPVADEDWAPFKDLDPMIPNPDYPKLNVDRVKKMTREYLASVASVDRNVGRILNLLKEKNLDDNTIVIFSSDHGYNMGHNGIWHKGNGHWVLTENPPFTKNIPKGQRPNMYDNSIRVPTMIRWPGVVQAGSTIDKTVSNLDWFPTLLEMAGAELPADAKIHGNSFVPLLKGDDAKWDNDFYAEYSTKHQSHTHMRMIRTSEWKLIRDFLNEGRDELYHLTEDPAEANNLIASNSPEVQSVIKQLDAKILANMQAINDPVLKEAKAKSSN from the coding sequence ATGCCCCGATCCCGCTCTTGGCTACCGCTTTTGGCACTTTTGCTGCTCCCTCTTCTGTCGGCGATTGCTACCGCCGCGGACGATACACGTCCCAACATTTTGTTCCTGTTCACCGACGACCAAGCCCCCTGGGCGCTGAATGCCTCCGGCTACGACCAAGCGCATACGCCTGTGCTCGATTCGCTCGTAAAGGAAGGCGTTTATTTAACCAACGCGTTTACGGTAACGCCCGTTTGCAGTCCTTCGCGGGCGTCGCTAATGACCAGCCAGTACGGGAGCGAACTGGGAATCACGGATTGGCTTCATCCTCAGCGTGAACCAGAGGCTGGCCTGAAGCCTGGAACGCTGACATGGGCCAAGGTATTGCAAGACGCCGGGTACCGTACCGGATTGGTTGGCAAGTGGCATCTGGGGCTAACCGATGCGATGCATCCCACCAAGTTTGGCTACGACTACTTTATGGGTTTCCGAGGTGGTGGCAACTCGCCCAAAAACCCCACCCTGGAAAAGAACGGCGAGACAAAGAAGTTCGAAGGTCTGACGCCTGATATTCTGACCAATCATGCGCTCGAATTTCTGAACGTCGATTCGGACAAGCCGTTCTGTTTGTCGGTTCATTACCGCGCCCCACACGCTGCCTGGCTTCCGGTGGCGGACGAAGATTGGGCTCCGTTCAAGGATCTCGACCCGATGATCCCCAACCCAGATTACCCGAAATTAAACGTCGACCGCGTGAAGAAGATGACCCGCGAATACCTGGCCAGCGTTGCCAGTGTCGATCGTAACGTTGGTCGTATTTTGAATCTCCTGAAAGAGAAGAACCTGGACGACAACACGATTGTCATCTTCTCCAGCGATCATGGGTACAACATGGGACACAACGGCATTTGGCACAAAGGAAACGGGCACTGGGTACTGACCGAGAACCCGCCGTTCACCAAAAACATTCCCAAAGGCCAGCGACCGAACATGTATGACAATTCGATTCGGGTTCCGACGATGATTCGTTGGCCTGGTGTCGTGCAGGCAGGGAGCACGATCGATAAGACCGTTTCCAATCTCGATTGGTTTCCGACCCTTCTGGAAATGGCCGGTGCCGAGTTGCCTGCCGATGCTAAGATCCACGGCAACAGTTTTGTGCCCCTGCTAAAAGGTGACGATGCCAAATGGGATAACGACTTTTACGCCGAGTACAGTACGAAGCATCAATCGCACACGCACATGCGGATGATCCGTACATCGGAGTGGAAACTGATTCGTGACTTCTTGAATGAAGGACGTGACGAGCTTTATCACCTGACCGAAGATCCAGCGGAAGCGAATAACTTGATCGCCTCGAATTCGCCAGAAGTCCAAAGCGTGATCAAGCAATTGGATGCCAAGATCTTAGCCAACATGCAGGCCATCAACGATCCGGTTTTGAAAGAAGCCAAAGCGAAGTCCTCCAACTAG
- a CDS encoding arylsulfatase — MRSIIIICLSVGLAVSACTNSFAEEDSRPNIVLIMCDDMGFSDIGCYGGEIDTPNINRLAEEGMRFRTFYNNAKCEHTRASLLTGRWWHHVGASANVVYSAPTFGERMRDAGYRTLMVGKWHAGQTPYQRGFDRYYGLTDGCCNFWNPGHARPDEAEPAKKKVRRWAIDDQEFLPYTPESKEFYTTDAFTDYAVDYLEQYQEETKPFLLYVAYTAPHYPMHASEEDIAKYRGQYGKIGWDKLREQRFAKQQKLGVLPPNAVLSPRDSGLPAWDSIAQEDRDWWDLRMATYAAMIDRMDRNIGRILTKLKETGKADNTIIFFLSDNGACEDSSDRSTVKGSLPWEVTSYLTQGRTWANASNTPYRKYKTTDYEGGTRTPMIAWWPKKIAAGSLTDQAGHLVDFMPTMLELAGQQVTPELAGHSLVPTVTGKEDTRPWPIYWQFGKAQAIRDRDWKLVKLGKGDWELYNLANDPTELHDLAKEQPEKVDALSKQWNAWWKDKQK; from the coding sequence ATGCGTTCGATCATCATTATTTGCTTATCCGTTGGATTGGCGGTATCCGCTTGTACCAATTCGTTTGCCGAGGAAGACAGTCGGCCTAACATCGTACTGATTATGTGCGATGACATGGGGTTTTCTGACATCGGCTGCTATGGCGGCGAGATTGATACCCCGAACATTAATCGTCTGGCCGAAGAAGGAATGCGGTTTCGCACTTTCTATAACAACGCCAAGTGCGAACATACGCGTGCTTCGCTTTTGACCGGTCGCTGGTGGCATCATGTGGGTGCGTCCGCCAATGTTGTTTACAGCGCGCCAACGTTTGGCGAACGCATGCGTGATGCAGGCTATCGCACATTGATGGTCGGTAAATGGCATGCGGGACAAACACCGTACCAACGAGGTTTCGATCGATACTACGGACTGACCGATGGTTGCTGCAACTTCTGGAACCCTGGGCATGCCCGACCTGATGAAGCAGAACCAGCCAAGAAGAAGGTTCGTCGCTGGGCGATCGACGATCAAGAATTCTTACCCTACACGCCGGAGTCGAAAGAGTTCTACACGACCGACGCATTCACGGATTACGCCGTGGATTACCTGGAACAATACCAAGAGGAGACCAAGCCGTTTTTGTTGTACGTAGCCTATACGGCCCCGCATTATCCGATGCATGCGAGTGAAGAAGATATCGCTAAGTATCGCGGTCAGTATGGGAAGATTGGTTGGGATAAGCTGCGTGAACAACGCTTTGCTAAGCAGCAGAAGCTCGGTGTGTTGCCGCCCAATGCGGTTCTTTCACCACGTGATTCGGGACTCCCGGCATGGGATTCGATTGCCCAAGAGGATCGCGATTGGTGGGACCTCCGCATGGCGACTTACGCGGCGATGATCGATCGCATGGATCGCAATATCGGCCGCATTTTGACGAAGCTGAAAGAGACGGGCAAAGCCGACAATACGATCATCTTCTTTCTATCGGACAATGGCGCCTGCGAAGACTCGTCTGACCGTTCAACCGTGAAAGGATCGCTGCCGTGGGAAGTGACCAGCTATTTAACGCAGGGAAGAACATGGGCCAACGCTTCCAACACCCCGTATCGAAAGTACAAGACGACCGATTACGAAGGAGGAACGCGGACGCCCATGATTGCCTGGTGGCCGAAGAAAATCGCGGCAGGAAGTCTGACCGATCAAGCGGGTCACTTGGTCGACTTCATGCCCACGATGCTTGAACTAGCGGGGCAACAGGTGACACCGGAGTTAGCCGGACATTCGCTCGTGCCAACGGTCACCGGTAAGGAGGATACTCGCCCTTGGCCAATTTATTGGCAATTCGGAAAGGCACAAGCGATTCGTGACCGAGACTGGAAGTTGGTCAAACTTGGCAAGGGTGATTGGGAGCTGTACAACCTGGCGAACGATCCGACCGAACTTCATGACCTGGCGAAAGAGCAGCCAGAGAAAGTAGATGCCCTGTCGAAGCAGTGGAATGCGTGGTGGAAGGACAAGCAGAAATAA
- a CDS encoding DUF1592 domain-containing protein, translated as MTRRSAFFPIRGLFLASLALLALLPFRQVVAQDNQETARLFETEVAPILAKHCLECHSSAKAEGNLNLARQSSAREGGESGPAWKPGDAEESLLWQLIEADEMPQNRPPLSAQEKQSLKRWLDAGALWTLREIDPASHLLARKAENWVQRLTQQEYIETVRQTFGINIELDAQKILPPDVRADGFSNTAYGQTIDLEHVEAYAKLAELVVSRIDPVRFASQFSKRKSLADKDMRELISKMGRRVLRGPLTDREVKIYLQIPQVIGREKGTYAEAVRYLLTAMLQSPRFIYRLEQQTGEGPTIRPNQFELANRLSYIVWGGPPDETLLALASTDKLQGRELEHQVDRMLSDPRAVDQSIRFVQQWLDLGRLKSLRPNEKHFPNWDAALAEDMQDETLAFFREVAWQQKRPLADLMNAQVTVVSPRLARFYQLGQGEAGGNIATNTSDGLLALYNFESGSGDRIRESLTADASLGLRIFSPANVQWTTDGLEVLQPTRIATEKPPQRLVRAIQKSNEMTIEAWLTPADDQQEGPARIVSISNNPSQRNFTLGQDKDKFDFRLRAKGTDRNGIPSVSSKPKSARSEKTHVVFTCDTKGTSRLYINGKLEGERKNIGPIVGWDGSYQLVLANEATNDRPWLGTLHRVAIYDRALSESEILAQSQPIKKYDLTEIPHRGGLLTQGSTLTMGGDHASMVTRGLFILHELLYSRVGQPPPCVDTTPIPTKPGLTKRDVALQRINNNACGGCHSRFEPLAFGLERFDGIGVYHEQDEHGNALRDDGEIILPGAEKPVSYQSSKELMDILASSERVRMGITRKITQFALGRPLVQEDETYLNPIHQQAQQQGGTYAALVKAIVLSDLVQTTRVVQPDDAN; from the coding sequence ATGACGAGACGATCGGCCTTTTTTCCTATTCGGGGGCTATTTCTTGCCAGTTTGGCATTATTGGCTTTGCTGCCCTTCCGCCAAGTTGTCGCCCAGGACAATCAAGAGACCGCCCGGCTGTTCGAGACGGAAGTCGCGCCGATCTTAGCGAAGCATTGTCTGGAATGCCATTCTTCTGCGAAAGCAGAGGGGAACTTAAATCTCGCCCGACAATCGTCCGCCCGGGAAGGGGGCGAAAGCGGTCCTGCGTGGAAGCCGGGCGACGCCGAGGAAAGCCTACTTTGGCAATTGATCGAAGCGGACGAGATGCCGCAAAATCGCCCGCCACTGAGCGCCCAAGAGAAACAGTCGCTCAAACGGTGGCTCGACGCAGGTGCCCTCTGGACACTACGTGAGATCGATCCTGCGTCCCATCTGCTGGCGCGCAAAGCAGAGAACTGGGTCCAACGACTCACGCAACAGGAATATATCGAAACCGTTCGCCAAACGTTTGGAATCAACATCGAGCTCGACGCTCAGAAAATTCTTCCCCCAGACGTTCGCGCGGATGGATTCTCGAACACTGCCTACGGGCAGACCATCGATTTAGAACATGTCGAAGCGTATGCCAAGCTGGCCGAATTGGTCGTCTCACGAATCGATCCGGTTCGATTTGCCAGCCAATTCAGTAAGCGAAAGAGTCTCGCCGACAAGGACATGCGGGAGCTGATCTCGAAGATGGGACGCCGCGTGCTACGGGGGCCGCTTACCGACCGAGAAGTTAAGATCTATCTGCAAATTCCACAAGTTATCGGCCGTGAGAAGGGAACGTACGCCGAAGCCGTTCGTTACCTACTAACGGCCATGCTTCAGTCGCCGCGATTTATCTATCGTTTGGAACAACAAACAGGCGAAGGACCGACGATTCGCCCCAACCAGTTTGAGTTGGCGAATCGGCTCAGCTATATCGTTTGGGGAGGGCCGCCAGACGAAACACTTTTGGCATTGGCTTCCACCGACAAGTTGCAGGGCAGGGAGCTCGAGCATCAGGTCGACCGGATGCTGAGCGATCCGCGAGCCGTCGATCAATCGATTCGTTTTGTTCAGCAGTGGCTCGATCTGGGTAGGCTAAAAAGTCTACGTCCAAACGAAAAGCATTTTCCCAACTGGGATGCGGCACTCGCCGAAGACATGCAGGACGAGACACTCGCGTTCTTTCGCGAAGTCGCCTGGCAGCAGAAACGGCCATTAGCGGACTTAATGAATGCCCAAGTCACGGTTGTTTCGCCTCGCTTAGCTCGTTTTTACCAGCTTGGGCAAGGGGAAGCAGGCGGCAACATCGCAACCAATACTTCCGATGGACTGCTCGCTCTTTATAACTTTGAATCGGGTTCCGGTGATCGGATTCGCGAATCGTTAACCGCCGATGCTTCGTTGGGATTACGAATCTTCAGCCCTGCCAATGTGCAGTGGACCACGGATGGCCTGGAGGTTCTTCAACCAACACGAATCGCCACGGAGAAGCCACCACAGCGTTTAGTGCGAGCGATTCAAAAGTCGAATGAGATGACGATCGAAGCCTGGCTGACTCCGGCGGACGATCAACAGGAAGGCCCCGCCCGTATCGTTTCGATTTCCAATAATCCCAGCCAACGCAACTTCACCCTGGGACAGGACAAAGACAAGTTTGACTTCCGCCTACGTGCGAAAGGGACCGATCGCAACGGTATTCCTTCGGTGAGTAGTAAGCCGAAGTCTGCTCGTAGCGAAAAGACGCACGTTGTCTTCACCTGCGATACCAAGGGCACATCGCGTCTGTACATCAACGGCAAGTTAGAAGGGGAACGTAAGAACATTGGCCCGATCGTCGGCTGGGATGGCAGCTATCAATTGGTCTTGGCGAACGAAGCGACCAACGATCGTCCTTGGCTGGGAACGCTTCATCGCGTGGCGATTTACGATCGAGCCCTGAGCGAGTCTGAAATCCTCGCACAAAGTCAGCCGATCAAAAAGTACGATCTGACCGAGATTCCCCACCGCGGTGGTCTGCTTACGCAAGGAAGTACCCTGACCATGGGAGGCGATCACGCTTCGATGGTGACACGTGGACTTTTCATTTTGCACGAGCTGCTTTACAGCCGTGTCGGTCAACCGCCACCGTGCGTAGACACAACACCGATTCCCACGAAGCCAGGACTTACGAAACGGGATGTCGCGCTGCAGCGTATTAACAACAATGCTTGCGGCGGTTGCCATTCCCGCTTCGAGCCGCTCGCATTCGGTCTCGAGCGGTTCGATGGGATTGGTGTGTATCACGAGCAAGACGAACATGGCAATGCCCTGCGTGACGATGGCGAGATTATCTTGCCTGGCGCAGAGAAACCTGTCTCGTACCAATCATCCAAGGAACTAATGGATATCCTTGCTTCGAGCGAACGTGTGCGCATGGGCATCACTCGCAAGATCACACAATTTGCCCTGGGACGACCCCTTGTTCAGGAGGACGAAACGTACCTCAACCCCATCCACCAGCAAGCTCAGCAACAAGGCGGTACCTACGCCGCGTTGGTGAAAGCAATCGTCCTCAGCGACTTGGTTCAAACCACACGTGTCGTCCAGCCTGACGACGCGAATTAA
- a CDS encoding class I SAM-dependent methyltransferase, whose protein sequence is MKRKIPVELNSLQQTLLITLGGRADESRLADSLLQDHFAAEAKEQIDFDFSKIRLSHDGLVALAVRAHTLDDWIRDFLVAHESPTVIHLGCGLDSRIFRIDPPPEVCWWEVDFPEVIRLRRSLFPEREGCHFLEASILQPGWLDAIKSTGPVVVVAEGILAYFASREVTQVLNDLVRKFPAGEVLFDAYNRWGISYLNRLPSLRLGDARLKFALNDPRSLETSVPGLKLIEEHDGAPQQQIRRASAWMRYGYRLSQKIASLRRMGQLLRYGFGSAGEPPGELGNIFTK, encoded by the coding sequence GTGAAGCGAAAGATCCCGGTCGAATTAAACAGCCTCCAGCAGACGCTGCTGATCACATTGGGTGGTCGGGCAGATGAAAGCCGGTTGGCCGATTCGCTGCTGCAAGATCACTTCGCGGCAGAGGCGAAAGAACAGATCGATTTCGATTTCTCCAAGATCCGGCTTTCGCACGATGGACTTGTCGCGTTAGCCGTACGGGCGCATACGCTCGACGATTGGATTCGTGATTTTCTTGTCGCCCACGAATCTCCGACGGTCATTCACTTGGGGTGTGGACTCGATAGTCGCATCTTCCGTATTGATCCGCCGCCGGAAGTGTGCTGGTGGGAAGTCGACTTCCCGGAAGTCATTCGCTTGCGACGATCACTTTTTCCAGAACGGGAAGGATGTCACTTTCTGGAGGCCTCGATCTTACAGCCAGGTTGGCTCGATGCGATTAAATCTACTGGTCCAGTGGTGGTCGTAGCGGAAGGGATCTTAGCTTACTTTGCATCCCGCGAAGTCACGCAGGTGCTAAACGATTTAGTAAGGAAGTTCCCCGCAGGCGAGGTCCTCTTCGATGCCTACAATCGCTGGGGAATTTCGTACTTGAATCGACTCCCTTCGCTGCGTCTCGGAGATGCCAGGTTGAAATTCGCGCTGAACGATCCCAGGTCGCTCGAGACTAGCGTGCCCGGATTAAAGCTCATCGAAGAGCACGACGGAGCCCCTCAGCAGCAGATCCGCCGTGCCTCTGCTTGGATGCGATACGGATATCGTCTCTCGCAGAAAATTGCCAGCTTGCGCCGGATGGGGCAACTACTTCGTTATGGCTTTGGTTCCGCGGGCGAGCCGCCCGGTGAGTTGGGCAACATATTTACCAAGTAG
- a CDS encoding mu-protocadherin- cell-suface protein, translated as MKTKLTTLLVAMVIGALVVSDVSARGGRGGGGGGGGGGRISGVGGSRPNISSRAPSMSRPSPSRPAVTRPATGGNSISRPTSSRPTFSRPATGDKPSFSRPSASRPNMNLPTPQRPNISRPNIERPNTNRPTFDKPTRPGVNIPGIKDGNRPDFSRPNIKPNPGFDRPAFSDPGFARPSNNDLKDFLNLPGTIPSNRPSTRPATRPGSGGNRPGIGDRPGIGDRPGIGDRPGIGDRPGIGDRPGIGDRPGIGDRPGIGDRPGIGDRPGIGDRPGIGDRPGIGDRPGIGDRPGIGDRPNRPDRPNIGNGDRNNININIDRDKNINNIRNKWVNRPPGNRPFNPNWWDGNRYHNNPHWHWHNHWNHYPAGWCWRPATWVAFGSWFTWGAWTQPYAYDYGSTVVYRDNYVYVDNKQYASADQYYNQAVNIADSVPENVDDAKVEWMPLGVFAISEETATDTGLMIQLAVSKEGIIAGTFYNDITGSDRPLEGMVDQKTQRAAWKFADGKDEDIVMETGIYNLTQDEATALVHFGKDQTQTWLMVRLPEPEQDKSEDAAETPQ; from the coding sequence ATGAAGACAAAACTGACGACCCTGCTGGTCGCGATGGTAATCGGTGCCTTGGTCGTATCCGACGTTTCTGCCCGCGGTGGCCGCGGCGGAGGTGGTGGCGGAGGCGGCGGTGGTCGCATAAGTGGTGTGGGCGGTTCTCGGCCTAATATTAGCTCGCGCGCCCCTTCAATGAGCCGCCCCTCTCCGAGTCGCCCGGCCGTCACCCGACCGGCAACCGGGGGAAATTCCATCAGCCGTCCCACTTCGAGTCGCCCGACGTTCAGCCGACCTGCAACGGGAGACAAGCCATCGTTCTCGCGTCCGTCGGCATCAAGGCCGAACATGAATCTGCCGACGCCCCAGCGCCCCAACATTAGTCGGCCTAACATCGAGCGGCCCAATACGAATCGACCAACCTTTGACAAACCAACACGACCTGGCGTGAACATTCCTGGGATTAAGGATGGAAATCGCCCTGACTTCTCGCGCCCCAACATCAAGCCTAACCCAGGCTTCGATCGTCCTGCGTTTTCCGATCCAGGATTTGCGCGTCCTAGCAACAACGACCTGAAGGATTTCCTGAACCTACCAGGTACCATTCCTTCGAATCGTCCTTCCACCCGGCCGGCAACACGCCCCGGTAGTGGTGGCAACCGCCCTGGTATCGGTGACCGCCCTGGTATCGGTGACCGCCCTGGTATCGGTGACCGCCCTGGTATTGGTGACCGCCCTGGTATTGGTGATCGACCTGGTATCGGTGACCGCCCTGGTATTGGTGATCGCCCTGGTATCGGTGACCGCCCTGGTATCGGTGATCGCCCTGGTATCGGTGATCGCCCTGGCATCGGTGATCGCCCTGGCATCGGTGATCGCCCTGGCATCGGTGACCGCCCTGGTATCGGTGACCGTCCCAATCGACCAGATCGTCCGAACATCGGTAATGGCGATCGCAACAATATCAACATCAACATTGATCGCGATAAGAACATCAACAACATTCGCAACAAGTGGGTGAACCGTCCTCCCGGGAATCGCCCGTTCAATCCCAACTGGTGGGACGGTAACCGGTATCACAACAATCCCCATTGGCACTGGCACAATCACTGGAATCACTATCCGGCAGGATGGTGCTGGCGACCCGCAACGTGGGTAGCATTCGGATCTTGGTTCACGTGGGGTGCCTGGACGCAGCCGTACGCGTACGACTATGGTTCGACCGTTGTTTATCGTGACAACTATGTTTACGTTGACAACAAGCAGTACGCTTCAGCCGACCAGTACTACAACCAGGCGGTGAATATCGCGGATAGTGTTCCCGAGAATGTCGACGACGCCAAGGTCGAATGGATGCCGCTGGGCGTGTTTGCCATTTCGGAAGAAACGGCCACCGATACGGGGTTGATGATTCAGCTGGCCGTCAGCAAGGAAGGGATCATCGCTGGAACGTTCTACAACGACATCACCGGTTCCGACCGACCGCTGGAAGGGATGGTCGATCAAAAGACTCAGCGGGCAGCTTGGAAGTTTGCCGATGGCAAGGACGAAGATATTGTCATGGAAACCGGGATTTATAACCTGACCCAGGACGAAGCGACCGCATTGGTGCACTTCGGCAAAGACCAGACGCAAACCTGGTTGATGGTTCGACTGCCGGAACCAGAGCAAGATAAATCGGAAGACGCAGCAGAGACGCCTCAGTAA